From Maribacter dokdonensis DSW-8, the proteins below share one genomic window:
- a CDS encoding M16 family metallopeptidase, with amino-acid sequence MKKTILFIMLCLFCLTKQHAQDFEFKSDQIDLKYERFILPNGLTLLVHEDHKAPIAAVNVWYHVGSKNEKPGKSGFAHLFEHLMFNGSENYNDDYFQALERIGGTDLNGTTNTDRTNYFQNVPVAALDQVLFLESDRMGHLLGAIDQERLDEQRGVVQNEKRQGENQPYGKQWDLLTKAMYPKGHPYSWTVIGEMEDLNAASLEDVQEWFKSYYGAANAVVAVAGDINPQEVYNKVLNYFGDIPSGPTIARQEVNIPLKSSDTYQVYEDRVPEARILFSWNTPEFGNKEDIHFDLISSILTSGKNSRLYKRLVYDEQVASSVVSFQASNEIASEFITWANVKPEGDIDRVQQIMEEELAKLIEEGPTESELKRVKAAYFSSFIKGLERIGGFGGVSDILASNQTYFDDAAYYKTVLQYVENATVLDIQNTTKKWLTRGKHILLCKPFPEYTITKSTVDRSKLPEVGEAKSSQFPALQRDKLSNGLNIVLAKRTGVPTVVMNLMFNAGYKTDYLSSPGTAALAMDLLDEGTKDLNSLEINEKLQLLGASLYTYSSQDNSNIYLNTLKPSLDASIDLFADVVLNPAFPEKEFDRLKDEQLNRIQQEKSQPISMALRVMNKYLYGEGHPYSNPYTGTGYTETVSKLSKDDVQKFYATWIRPNNATLVVTGDIEMKDLKLKLEKALGKWKKADVPNITFTTPKVNSKNTLYLMDRPESEQSVILAGHLTEKYGDVSQIALEQMVSILGGDFTSRINMNLREDKHWAYGASGFVMGAKAERPFIMYAPVQTDKSAESVTELRKEISEFISTRPVTKEELEKVKTNQILSLPGQWETNSSVNQSITNLVNYGLPDDYYQKYDANVRNLSLQEVRDVSKKVVKPEAVNWFMVGDRAKIADKLDELGFDAIIEIDADGNPKKPAIKEVKPEIKN; translated from the coding sequence ATGAAAAAAACAATCTTATTTATTATGCTGTGTTTGTTTTGTTTAACAAAACAGCACGCACAAGATTTTGAATTTAAATCTGATCAAATTGATCTAAAATACGAAAGGTTCATATTACCTAATGGTTTAACCTTGTTGGTGCATGAAGACCATAAGGCACCAATTGCTGCAGTGAACGTATGGTATCATGTAGGTTCTAAGAACGAGAAACCAGGTAAAAGTGGATTTGCACATTTATTTGAGCATTTAATGTTTAACGGTAGTGAGAATTATAACGATGATTATTTTCAAGCTTTGGAGAGAATAGGGGGTACCGATCTAAATGGAACAACAAATACTGACCGTACCAACTACTTTCAAAATGTACCGGTTGCGGCCTTAGATCAAGTACTGTTTTTAGAGTCTGATAGAATGGGACACCTTTTAGGGGCAATTGACCAAGAAAGGTTAGATGAACAACGTGGTGTTGTTCAAAATGAAAAAAGACAAGGAGAAAATCAACCCTATGGTAAGCAATGGGATCTTTTAACCAAGGCGATGTACCCTAAAGGGCATCCGTATTCATGGACCGTTATTGGTGAAATGGAAGATTTAAATGCAGCTTCGCTTGAAGATGTACAAGAGTGGTTCAAGTCTTATTACGGTGCGGCTAATGCCGTAGTAGCTGTTGCAGGAGATATTAATCCTCAAGAGGTGTATAATAAAGTGTTGAATTATTTTGGCGATATACCTTCTGGGCCAACAATAGCTAGACAAGAAGTGAATATTCCTTTAAAAAGTTCAGACACCTATCAAGTTTATGAAGACAGAGTGCCAGAAGCTAGAATTTTATTTAGTTGGAATACGCCAGAATTTGGCAATAAAGAAGACATTCATTTTGATCTAATCTCTTCTATATTGACAAGTGGTAAAAACTCTAGATTGTACAAAAGATTGGTATATGATGAGCAAGTTGCTAGTTCTGTGGTTTCTTTTCAAGCTTCAAATGAAATTGCAAGTGAATTTATCACTTGGGCAAATGTAAAGCCAGAGGGAGATATTGATAGGGTTCAACAGATTATGGAAGAAGAGTTAGCCAAATTAATTGAAGAAGGACCTACCGAAAGTGAACTTAAAAGGGTAAAAGCGGCTTATTTTTCAAGTTTTATAAAAGGTTTGGAGCGTATTGGCGGCTTTGGTGGAGTATCAGATATTCTAGCATCTAATCAAACTTATTTTGATGATGCAGCTTATTATAAAACCGTGTTGCAATATGTTGAAAATGCTACTGTACTGGATATTCAGAATACAACTAAAAAGTGGCTTACTAGGGGTAAACATATTCTACTTTGTAAACCATTTCCGGAATATACCATTACTAAAAGTACTGTAGATCGCAGCAAATTGCCAGAAGTAGGAGAAGCTAAAAGTTCTCAATTTCCAGCCTTACAAAGAGATAAATTATCTAACGGTCTTAATATAGTACTTGCAAAAAGAACCGGTGTACCTACCGTTGTCATGAATTTAATGTTTAATGCAGGATATAAAACCGATTATCTTTCAAGTCCGGGTACTGCTGCTTTGGCTATGGATTTATTGGATGAAGGAACTAAAGATTTAAATTCTTTAGAAATAAACGAGAAACTTCAATTATTAGGGGCAAGTCTTTACACGTACTCCAGTCAAGATAATTCTAATATTTATCTTAATACTCTGAAACCAAGTTTAGATGCTAGTATTGATTTATTTGCCGATGTTGTTTTGAATCCTGCTTTCCCAGAAAAGGAATTTGATCGTTTAAAGGATGAACAATTAAACAGAATACAGCAAGAGAAATCTCAACCTATTTCCATGGCACTGAGGGTGATGAACAAGTATTTATATGGTGAAGGTCATCCTTATAGTAATCCATACACAGGTACAGGTTATACGGAGACGGTTTCTAAGCTCTCAAAAGATGATGTGCAAAAGTTCTACGCTACGTGGATAAGACCTAACAATGCAACTTTGGTAGTTACTGGTGATATAGAAATGAAAGATTTAAAATTGAAGTTAGAAAAGGCTTTAGGAAAATGGAAAAAGGCAGATGTACCTAATATTACGTTTACCACACCAAAAGTAAATTCGAAAAATACACTTTATTTAATGGATAGGCCAGAGTCTGAGCAATCAGTGATTTTGGCAGGACATTTAACTGAAAAATACGGAGATGTCTCTCAAATTGCATTAGAGCAGATGGTCAGTATTCTGGGTGGTGATTTCACATCTAGAATTAATATGAATTTAAGGGAAGATAAACATTGGGCTTATGGAGCTAGTGGTTTTGTTATGGGCGCTAAAGCTGAAAGACCGTTTATAATGTACGCACCTGTGCAAACTGATAAATCTGCTGAATCCGTTACAGAATTGCGAAAAGAGATATCTGAGTTTATTTCTACACGACCGGTAACAAAGGAAGAATTGGAAAAAGTGAAGACCAATCAAATTTTAAGTCTGCCCGGTCAATGGGAGACTAATAGCTCTGTAAACCAGTCTATAACAAATTTGGTCAATTATGGTTTGCCAGATGATTATTATCAAAAATATGATGCCAATGTACGTAACCTTTCATTGCAAGAAGTGAGAGATGTGAGTAAAAAAGTGGTTAAACCAGAAGCTGTAAATTGGTTTATGGTAGGCGATAGGGCAAAAATTGCGGACAAATTAGATGAATTGGGTTTTGATGCCATTATTGAAATAGATGCCGATGGTAACCCTAAAAAACCAGCTATAAAGGAGGTGAAGCCTGAGATTAAAAATTAA